Genomic segment of Corynebacterium appendicis CIP 107643:
ACGTTCTCGAGGCGATGGGTCTGCCGGACGATCATGTGGACGGCGCGCTCCGATTCACATTGGGACGGACGACGACGGATGAGGACGTGCAGTTCCTCCTCGGCAGGCTGCCGGAGGTGATTGGGAAGGCGCGGGACGTCGCAAAGCTGTAGGCGTGTCGGGTGTGGCGCGTGTGACTAATGTGAGTTACGGTGCGTACCATGATTCGATCTTTGCGCCCTGCTGCTCTTTTCGCGTCCGCGGCCATCGCCTTCGGCGGCATCATGGCTGCCGGAACAGTCAACGCCGATAGCCGTGCCGACTGGGTCAACGGCGTCGACGTCTCCCACCACCAGGACACCGGCGGCAACGCCATCGAGTGGAATTCGGTGCGCGACGACAACCACCGCTTCGCCATCATCAAGGCGACCGAAGGCACCGACTACACCGACGACGCGTACGCCAAGTTCGCGCAAGGCGCACTCGATGCCGGCATGACCGTCGGCGCGTACCACTACGCGCGCCCGGGCAACGACCCGGTGGCGCAGGCCGACAACTTCGCCAACGTGCTCAACACCGGCCCGGCGACGACCCTGCCGCCGGTGCTCGACCTCGAGGTCGACGAGGGCCTGAGCCCGGAGGAACTTCGTGACTGGACCCGCACCTTCCTCACCGAACTGGAGAACAAGACCGGCCGCCGCCCGATGGTCTACACCTACCGCTACTTCTGGCTCGAGCAGATGGGCAACACCGGCGAGTTCGCCGACTACCCGCTGTGGCTCGCCGCGTACCAGAACAAGGCGCCGGGGCCGGTCGGCGGCTGGGACACAGTCGATATCTGGCAGCGCTCGGAGTCGGGCCGTGTCGCGGGCATCAACACCCCGGTCGATTTGAACCTGTTCAACGGCAACCAGGGCCAGTGGGGCCGCTTCGTCGCCGGCGACCACAACGCGACCGGCGGCCTGCTCGAGCAGTTCCAGGACAACGAGATCGAATCCGGCATCTCCGATTCGCTCGCGGTTCTCGAACAGTCGAACTCGGCGCTCGCCGCCGCGATCCTCGGCCTCGCGTCCGGCCTGCTCGCCCCGGAGCAGGTTGAAAGCGCCGCCCAGACCTTCGGCTTCGACGCGGGCGACGCGCACAACATCGCGGACACCGCACGCACTCAGGTGGAAAACGGCACACTGCCTATCGACGACCTCAACAACATGATGGTCGGCGACGACTACTCCGTCGGTGACCTGCTCATCTTGCTGGACAACGCCGGTAAGCAAGGCGGAGACGCCGAGGCTGGCGCAGGCTCCAGCGAATAGGAGTTA
This window contains:
- a CDS encoding glycoside hydrolase family 25 protein, whose protein sequence is MIRSLRPAALFASAAIAFGGIMAAGTVNADSRADWVNGVDVSHHQDTGGNAIEWNSVRDDNHRFAIIKATEGTDYTDDAYAKFAQGALDAGMTVGAYHYARPGNDPVAQADNFANVLNTGPATTLPPVLDLEVDEGLSPEELRDWTRTFLTELENKTGRRPMVYTYRYFWLEQMGNTGEFADYPLWLAAYQNKAPGPVGGWDTVDIWQRSESGRVAGINTPVDLNLFNGNQGQWGRFVAGDHNATGGLLEQFQDNEIESGISDSLAVLEQSNSALAAAILGLASGLLAPEQVESAAQTFGFDAGDAHNIADTARTQVENGTLPIDDLNNMMVGDDYSVGDLLILLDNAGKQGGDAEAGAGSSE